The Juglans regia cultivar Chandler chromosome 2, Walnut 2.0, whole genome shotgun sequence genome includes a window with the following:
- the LOC109011568 gene encoding uncharacterized protein LOC109011568, producing the protein MASTDHSNDHQKQRKPIMIQRRPMMLKDYLRDDLLSSCSSNGFKSFPRRQCCTTIRFLLEVDLKASRKQQRLRRSRSKAPASTTISALQRASDAVISAVKKQLPFHSLKSHSPSQRNGDKKGLVPRSLSRKLFFGRSFWRKTDKRDNDLRRWRLFRDILKQQDKPSDHHSATSVVGGWVSMSTSCSSNTDSWAESEFTSEILGSSSGKSESSSENHVVGSKSGPPEMEIGRSIGETVCEDSISEATTANFSGANAKVWSNEKEKVQFSPVSVLDCPFHEDDEDTSSPTPHDKLGRIEGTKQKLSHKMIRQFECLAQLEPVDLEKRIALSAGLNHEAPHESLVQTCSMSTLENNTFDNQTEKKAEELLDLINTRRSVNGAKFKADNLLSDFFWERIEENINASASTSTRGIVNGFESELLKVAEDWLSGGNPLELLLGWEVEDGREVYVRDMEKGGKWRILVEEKEESGLEVEFEVWISLLDELVLDLFS; encoded by the exons ATGGCTTCGACTGATCATTCCAATGATCATCAGAAGCAAAGAAAACCGATTATGATTCAACGGAGGCCGATGATGCTTAAAGATTACCTCAGGGACGATCTCCTGAGCTCCTGTTCATCCAACGGTTTCAAATCGTTTCCACGCCGACAATGCTGCACCACCATCCGATTCCTTCTGGAGGTCGATCTCAAAGCGAGCAGGAAACAACAACGACTCCGTCGAAGCCGGTCGAAGGCGCCGGCTTCCACTACCATCTCCGCTCTGCAGAGAGCTTCGGACGCTGTGATCAGCGCCGTCAAGAAGCAATTGCCGTTCCACTCCCTTAAGTCTCATTCTCCGTCCCAACGAAACGGCGATAAAAAGGGACTTGTGCCTAGAAGCCTTTCGAGGAAGCTCTTCTTCGGAAGGAGCTTCTGGAGGAAAACCGATAAGAGAGACAACGATCTCAGACGGTGGAGATTGTTCCGTGACATTCTAAAACAACAAGATAAACCGTCGGATCATCACTCCGCCACCAGTGTAGTCGGTGGCTGGGTTTCAATGAGTACCAGCTGTAGCAGCAACACTGACAGCTGGGCTGAGAGTGAATTTACCTCGGAGATTTTAGGGTCTTCGAGTGGTAAATCGGAGAGTTCAAGCGAAAACCACGTGGTGGGTAGTAAATCGGGTCCACCGGAGATGGAGATCGGCAGGAGCATAGGCGAAACAGTCTGTGAGGATTCCATTTCAGAAGCAACGACCGCCAACTTCTCCGGAGCTAACGCAAag GTTTGGTCAAATGAGAAGGAGAAGGTACAATTCAGTCCCGTATCCGTGCTGGATTGTCCATTTCACGAGGACGATGAAGACACGAGCTCGCCTACTCCCCATGATAAACTTGGCCGCATTGAAG GCACGAAGCAAAAGCTTTCCCACAAGATGATCCGGCAGTTTGAGTGTCTTGCTCAACTAGAACCAGTGGACTTGGAAAAACGTATTGCGCTGTCTGCCGGCCTGAACCATGAAGCTCCTCATGAATCACTCGTACAAACTTGCTCGATGTCCACTCTGGAAAACAACACCTTCGACAACCAGACAGAGAAAAAGGCTGAAGAATTGCTTGACCTCATAAACACAAGGAGATCAGTAAACGGTGCAAAATTCAAGGCCGACAATCTGTTGTCGGATTTCTTTTGGGAgagaattgaagaaaatattaatgcaAGTGCAAGCACCAGTACAAGAGGTATTGTTAATGGATTTGAGAGTGAGTTATTGAAGGTGGCAGAAGATTGGCTTAGTGGGGGGAATCCACTGGAGTTGTTGTTGGGTTGGGAAGTGGAGGATGGGAGAGAAGTATATGTTAGGGACATGGAGAAGGGAGGGAAGTGGAGGATATtggttgaagaaaaagaagagtcGGGATTGGAGGTTGAGTTCGAGGTTTGGATTTCTTTGCTTGACGAGCTGGTACTTGACCTCTTTTCATGA
- the LOC109011565 gene encoding UDP-galactose/UDP-glucose transporter 2-like — MKNEDRARSLFGISLSDRPIWKQFLICSSGFFFGYLVNGICEEFVYNRLQFSYGWYFTFVQGFVYLILIYLQGFTTKQMVNPWRTYVKLSAVLMGSHGLTKGSLAFLNYPAQIMFKSTKVLPVMIMGSFIPGLRRKYPAHEYISAMLLVIGLILFTLADAHTSPNFSIAGVVMIMGALIMDAFLGNLQEAIFTMNPDTTQTEMLFCSTVVGLPFLVPPMILTGELVKAWNSCSEHPYVYGVLVFEAMATFIGQVSVLSLIAIFGAATTAMVTTARKAVTLLLSYMIFTKPLTEQHGTGLLLIAMGIILKMLPDNKLPGRSAVASTKQGKPSSKVDNSLQENGESVEEEKNLLV, encoded by the exons ATGAAGAACGAAGACCGAGCCAGGTCCCTCTTTGGGATTTCCCTCTCAGACCGGCCTATATGGAAGCAATTCCTCATTTGCTCTTCTGGGTTCTTCTTTGGCTACCTTGTTAATGGCATTTGCGAG GAATTCGTGTACAATCGGCTCCAATTCAG CTATGGTTGGTATTTCACCTTTGTGCAAGGATTTGTCTACCTGATACTCATATACTTACAAGGATTCACCACCAAGCAAATGGTGAACCCTTGGAGGACGTATGTGAAACTCTCTGCTGTTCTTATGGGTTCACATGGATTAACTAAAGGGTCTTTGGCATTTCTTAACTATCCGGCACAGATAATGTTCAAATCCACAAAG GTTCTGCCGGTCATGATAATGGGTTCCTTCATTCCTGGCTTGAGAAGGAAATATCCAGCTCATGAATACATCTCTGCGATGCTTCTAGTAATTGGTCTGATCCTTTTCACCTTAGCAGACGCCCATACGTCTCCTAATTTTAGCATTGCTGGTGTTGTAATGATAATGGGTGCTCTAATCATGGATGCCTTCTTGGGAAATTTGCAAGAAGCAATTTTTACCATGAATCCCGATACCACACAG ACGGAGATGTTATTCTGCTCAACTGTTGTGGGGTTGCCTTTCTTGGTTCCACCAATGATCCTAACAGGAGAGCTGGTTAAGGCTTGGAATTCTTGTTCAGAG CATCCTTATGTCTATGGGGTGTTGGTGTTTGAAGCCATGGCGACATTCATTGGGCAAGTGTCTGTTTTATCGCTCATTGCCATTTTTGGGGCTGCCACCACTGCCAtg GTAACAACTGCTAGAAAGGCAGTCACTCTGTTGCTATCATACATGATATTTACAAAGCCATTAACTGAACAGCATGGGACAGGGCTGTTGCTCATAGCCATGGGAATCATTCTGAAGATGTTGCCTGACAACAAACTTCCAGGTAGGAGTGCAGTGGCATCCACAAAGCAGGGAAAACCCTCCAGCAAAGTAGACAATAGCCTGCAAGAAAATGGAGAGagtgtagaggaagagaaaaatctTTTAGTCTGA
- the LOC109011569 gene encoding nucleoporin NUP152-like isoform X1 — protein sequence MKGTKRFGVSESNPDTNETAFRNKRVMAGSAFDAHRAEPSQQLAATAPLDMQRANSSWQHVRALNTQFASWVQAQMKNHPDELWEDGVRDYLTHASNIMEKFSDVVNWLKANAAKGGSLSRSEAQAVENKVAFESNNSGMKLSQEKTGFNPSGTTTNVAPSWGSGVFSSCQTSGFPAVSTTSLSFGAFPKNEAPGSTPAGTNTTFSNTLSSKVFSNSQTTGSNPAGTPTTFSNLSSGVFSNSQTPGFTPAGPTANFANSWSSGVFSNIQKPVLFGGNQSSVTVAQSSVPTNCDASDDADGDNELEQPSSPSVKKSEEKGIVVVHEVKCKLYVKSSDPADKDAWKDKGMGQLSIKCKEGVDKGTKESKPTIIVRNEVGRLLLNALLYPGIKTNLQKNSIVAIFHTSGDSDGNNGGNNNNVVARTFLIKTKTAEDRNKLATAIQEFAPAS from the exons ATGAAAGGAACGAAACGTTTCGGTGTATCCGAATCGAACCCCGACACCAATGAGACGGCC TTTcggaataaaagagtaatggCAGGATCTGCCTTTGATGCTCACAGGGCAGAACCATCTCAACAGTTGGCAGCAACTGCTCCATTGGACATGCAACGGGCGAACTCATCTTGGCAGCACGTGAGAGCTCTCAATACCCAATTTGCAAG TTGGGTGCAAGCACAAATGAAGAACCACCCGGATGAACTTTGGGAAGATGGTGTCCGGGACTATCTAACCCATGCTTCAAACATTATG GAGAAGTTCAGTGATGTTGTCAACTGGCTCAAAGCAAATGCAGCAAAAGGAGGTAGCTTGTCTAGGTCGGAAGCTCAAGCTGTTGAAAATAAAGTGGCATTTGAAAGCAATAATAGTGGGATGAAGTTATCTCAGGAGAAAACCGGGTTTAATCCATCAGGCACCACTACAAACGTTGCACCATCATGGGGTTCTGGAGTATTCTCCAGTTGTCAAACCTCTGGGTTTCCTGCAGTGAGCACAACTTCATTGAGCTTCGGAGCATTCCCAAAGAATGAAGCCCCTGGATCTACTCCGGCAGGGACAAACACAACCTTTTCAAACACATTGAGCTCTAAAGTGTTTTCAAATAGTCAAACCACTGGATCTAATCCAGCAGGCACACccacaaccttttcaaatttgagTTCTGGAGTATTTTCAAACAGTCAGACCCCTGGGTTTACTCCAGCTGGCCCAACTGCAAACTTTGCGAATTCATGGAGCTCTGGAGTATTTTCAAACATTCAAAAGCCTGTCTTGTTTGgtg GGAATCAAAGTTCGGTCACTGTTGCTCAAAGTTCAGTTCCCACAAACTGTGATGCTTCAGATGATGCAGATGGTG ACAATGAGTTGGAGCAGCCTAGCAGCCCATCTGTTAAAAAGTCAGAAGAGAAGGGCATAGTTGTAGTTCATGAAGTCAAGTGCAAGCTTTATGTGAAG TCAAGTGATCCAGCAGATAAAGATGCATGGAAAGATAAAGGCATGGGACAGCTTTCCATTAAATGCAAAGAGGGTGTTGACAAGGGTACTAAAGAATCCAAACCAACGATTATTGTGAGAAATGAG GTTGGGAGACTGCTGCTTAATGCATTGCTATATCCTGGCATCAAGACAAATTTGCAGAAGAACTCCATTGTTGCAATATTCCATACTTCG GGTGATAGTGATGGAAATAATGGTGGCAATAACAATAATGTTGTGGCACGTACCTTCTTAATTAAGACAAAAACAGCTGAGGATCGAAATAAACTGGCTACGGCCATTCAAGAATTTGCTCCAGCATCTTGA
- the LOC109011569 gene encoding nucleoporin NUP152-like isoform X3: MRRPAEPSQQLAATAPLDMQRANSSWQHVRALNTQFASWVQAQMKNHPDELWEDGVRDYLTHASNIMEKFSDVVNWLKANAAKGGSLSRSEAQAVENKVAFESNNSGMKLSQEKTGFNPSGTTTNVAPSWGSGVFSSCQTSGFPAVSTTSLSFGAFPKNEAPGSTPAGTNTTFSNTLSSKVFSNSQTTGSNPAGTPTTFSNLSSGVFSNSQTPGFTPAGPTANFANSWSSGVFSNIQKPVLFGGNQSSVTVAQSSVPTNCDASDDADGDNELEQPSSPSVKKSEEKGIVVVHEVKCKLYVKSSDPADKDAWKDKGMGQLSIKCKEGVDKGTKESKPTIIVRNEVGRLLLNALLYPGIKTNLQKNSIVAIFHTSGDSDGNNGGNNNNVVARTFLIKTKTAEDRNKLATAIQEFAPAS, from the exons ATGAGACGGCC GGCAGAACCATCTCAACAGTTGGCAGCAACTGCTCCATTGGACATGCAACGGGCGAACTCATCTTGGCAGCACGTGAGAGCTCTCAATACCCAATTTGCAAG TTGGGTGCAAGCACAAATGAAGAACCACCCGGATGAACTTTGGGAAGATGGTGTCCGGGACTATCTAACCCATGCTTCAAACATTATG GAGAAGTTCAGTGATGTTGTCAACTGGCTCAAAGCAAATGCAGCAAAAGGAGGTAGCTTGTCTAGGTCGGAAGCTCAAGCTGTTGAAAATAAAGTGGCATTTGAAAGCAATAATAGTGGGATGAAGTTATCTCAGGAGAAAACCGGGTTTAATCCATCAGGCACCACTACAAACGTTGCACCATCATGGGGTTCTGGAGTATTCTCCAGTTGTCAAACCTCTGGGTTTCCTGCAGTGAGCACAACTTCATTGAGCTTCGGAGCATTCCCAAAGAATGAAGCCCCTGGATCTACTCCGGCAGGGACAAACACAACCTTTTCAAACACATTGAGCTCTAAAGTGTTTTCAAATAGTCAAACCACTGGATCTAATCCAGCAGGCACACccacaaccttttcaaatttgagTTCTGGAGTATTTTCAAACAGTCAGACCCCTGGGTTTACTCCAGCTGGCCCAACTGCAAACTTTGCGAATTCATGGAGCTCTGGAGTATTTTCAAACATTCAAAAGCCTGTCTTGTTTGgtg GGAATCAAAGTTCGGTCACTGTTGCTCAAAGTTCAGTTCCCACAAACTGTGATGCTTCAGATGATGCAGATGGTG ACAATGAGTTGGAGCAGCCTAGCAGCCCATCTGTTAAAAAGTCAGAAGAGAAGGGCATAGTTGTAGTTCATGAAGTCAAGTGCAAGCTTTATGTGAAG TCAAGTGATCCAGCAGATAAAGATGCATGGAAAGATAAAGGCATGGGACAGCTTTCCATTAAATGCAAAGAGGGTGTTGACAAGGGTACTAAAGAATCCAAACCAACGATTATTGTGAGAAATGAG GTTGGGAGACTGCTGCTTAATGCATTGCTATATCCTGGCATCAAGACAAATTTGCAGAAGAACTCCATTGTTGCAATATTCCATACTTCG GGTGATAGTGATGGAAATAATGGTGGCAATAACAATAATGTTGTGGCACGTACCTTCTTAATTAAGACAAAAACAGCTGAGGATCGAAATAAACTGGCTACGGCCATTCAAGAATTTGCTCCAGCATCTTGA
- the LOC109011569 gene encoding nucleoporin NUP152-like isoform X2, whose protein sequence is MAGSAFDAHRAEPSQQLAATAPLDMQRANSSWQHVRALNTQFASWVQAQMKNHPDELWEDGVRDYLTHASNIMEKFSDVVNWLKANAAKGGSLSRSEAQAVENKVAFESNNSGMKLSQEKTGFNPSGTTTNVAPSWGSGVFSSCQTSGFPAVSTTSLSFGAFPKNEAPGSTPAGTNTTFSNTLSSKVFSNSQTTGSNPAGTPTTFSNLSSGVFSNSQTPGFTPAGPTANFANSWSSGVFSNIQKPVLFGGNQSSVTVAQSSVPTNCDASDDADGDNELEQPSSPSVKKSEEKGIVVVHEVKCKLYVKSSDPADKDAWKDKGMGQLSIKCKEGVDKGTKESKPTIIVRNEVGRLLLNALLYPGIKTNLQKNSIVAIFHTSGDSDGNNGGNNNNVVARTFLIKTKTAEDRNKLATAIQEFAPAS, encoded by the exons atggCAGGATCTGCCTTTGATGCTCACAGGGCAGAACCATCTCAACAGTTGGCAGCAACTGCTCCATTGGACATGCAACGGGCGAACTCATCTTGGCAGCACGTGAGAGCTCTCAATACCCAATTTGCAAG TTGGGTGCAAGCACAAATGAAGAACCACCCGGATGAACTTTGGGAAGATGGTGTCCGGGACTATCTAACCCATGCTTCAAACATTATG GAGAAGTTCAGTGATGTTGTCAACTGGCTCAAAGCAAATGCAGCAAAAGGAGGTAGCTTGTCTAGGTCGGAAGCTCAAGCTGTTGAAAATAAAGTGGCATTTGAAAGCAATAATAGTGGGATGAAGTTATCTCAGGAGAAAACCGGGTTTAATCCATCAGGCACCACTACAAACGTTGCACCATCATGGGGTTCTGGAGTATTCTCCAGTTGTCAAACCTCTGGGTTTCCTGCAGTGAGCACAACTTCATTGAGCTTCGGAGCATTCCCAAAGAATGAAGCCCCTGGATCTACTCCGGCAGGGACAAACACAACCTTTTCAAACACATTGAGCTCTAAAGTGTTTTCAAATAGTCAAACCACTGGATCTAATCCAGCAGGCACACccacaaccttttcaaatttgagTTCTGGAGTATTTTCAAACAGTCAGACCCCTGGGTTTACTCCAGCTGGCCCAACTGCAAACTTTGCGAATTCATGGAGCTCTGGAGTATTTTCAAACATTCAAAAGCCTGTCTTGTTTGgtg GGAATCAAAGTTCGGTCACTGTTGCTCAAAGTTCAGTTCCCACAAACTGTGATGCTTCAGATGATGCAGATGGTG ACAATGAGTTGGAGCAGCCTAGCAGCCCATCTGTTAAAAAGTCAGAAGAGAAGGGCATAGTTGTAGTTCATGAAGTCAAGTGCAAGCTTTATGTGAAG TCAAGTGATCCAGCAGATAAAGATGCATGGAAAGATAAAGGCATGGGACAGCTTTCCATTAAATGCAAAGAGGGTGTTGACAAGGGTACTAAAGAATCCAAACCAACGATTATTGTGAGAAATGAG GTTGGGAGACTGCTGCTTAATGCATTGCTATATCCTGGCATCAAGACAAATTTGCAGAAGAACTCCATTGTTGCAATATTCCATACTTCG GGTGATAGTGATGGAAATAATGGTGGCAATAACAATAATGTTGTGGCACGTACCTTCTTAATTAAGACAAAAACAGCTGAGGATCGAAATAAACTGGCTACGGCCATTCAAGAATTTGCTCCAGCATCTTGA
- the LOC109011569 gene encoding nucleoporin NUP152-like isoform X4, producing the protein MQRANSSWQHVRALNTQFASWVQAQMKNHPDELWEDGVRDYLTHASNIMEKFSDVVNWLKANAAKGGSLSRSEAQAVENKVAFESNNSGMKLSQEKTGFNPSGTTTNVAPSWGSGVFSSCQTSGFPAVSTTSLSFGAFPKNEAPGSTPAGTNTTFSNTLSSKVFSNSQTTGSNPAGTPTTFSNLSSGVFSNSQTPGFTPAGPTANFANSWSSGVFSNIQKPVLFGGNQSSVTVAQSSVPTNCDASDDADGDNELEQPSSPSVKKSEEKGIVVVHEVKCKLYVKSSDPADKDAWKDKGMGQLSIKCKEGVDKGTKESKPTIIVRNEVGRLLLNALLYPGIKTNLQKNSIVAIFHTSGDSDGNNGGNNNNVVARTFLIKTKTAEDRNKLATAIQEFAPAS; encoded by the exons ATGCAACGGGCGAACTCATCTTGGCAGCACGTGAGAGCTCTCAATACCCAATTTGCAAG TTGGGTGCAAGCACAAATGAAGAACCACCCGGATGAACTTTGGGAAGATGGTGTCCGGGACTATCTAACCCATGCTTCAAACATTATG GAGAAGTTCAGTGATGTTGTCAACTGGCTCAAAGCAAATGCAGCAAAAGGAGGTAGCTTGTCTAGGTCGGAAGCTCAAGCTGTTGAAAATAAAGTGGCATTTGAAAGCAATAATAGTGGGATGAAGTTATCTCAGGAGAAAACCGGGTTTAATCCATCAGGCACCACTACAAACGTTGCACCATCATGGGGTTCTGGAGTATTCTCCAGTTGTCAAACCTCTGGGTTTCCTGCAGTGAGCACAACTTCATTGAGCTTCGGAGCATTCCCAAAGAATGAAGCCCCTGGATCTACTCCGGCAGGGACAAACACAACCTTTTCAAACACATTGAGCTCTAAAGTGTTTTCAAATAGTCAAACCACTGGATCTAATCCAGCAGGCACACccacaaccttttcaaatttgagTTCTGGAGTATTTTCAAACAGTCAGACCCCTGGGTTTACTCCAGCTGGCCCAACTGCAAACTTTGCGAATTCATGGAGCTCTGGAGTATTTTCAAACATTCAAAAGCCTGTCTTGTTTGgtg GGAATCAAAGTTCGGTCACTGTTGCTCAAAGTTCAGTTCCCACAAACTGTGATGCTTCAGATGATGCAGATGGTG ACAATGAGTTGGAGCAGCCTAGCAGCCCATCTGTTAAAAAGTCAGAAGAGAAGGGCATAGTTGTAGTTCATGAAGTCAAGTGCAAGCTTTATGTGAAG TCAAGTGATCCAGCAGATAAAGATGCATGGAAAGATAAAGGCATGGGACAGCTTTCCATTAAATGCAAAGAGGGTGTTGACAAGGGTACTAAAGAATCCAAACCAACGATTATTGTGAGAAATGAG GTTGGGAGACTGCTGCTTAATGCATTGCTATATCCTGGCATCAAGACAAATTTGCAGAAGAACTCCATTGTTGCAATATTCCATACTTCG GGTGATAGTGATGGAAATAATGGTGGCAATAACAATAATGTTGTGGCACGTACCTTCTTAATTAAGACAAAAACAGCTGAGGATCGAAATAAACTGGCTACGGCCATTCAAGAATTTGCTCCAGCATCTTGA